Part of the Pseudomonas sp. ADAK13 genome is shown below.
GGTGTCACTTCCGTACGCTGCTCCTGATGCTCGATCCAGCCGGCCGCCATCATCCGTTGATACACACCCGCTGCCAGTTCGCCGCCCAAATGCCCCTGGCAAAGCCTCGCCCGCCGCAACCCGGCAGGCGCGATCAGTGGCCGGGTATGAGTCGGCGTATTGCGGGCGACACTGGCCATGGTGGTACAGGCCAGTGCATCCACGGCGGCTCCCACATCGGCGGCAGCCACACGAAAGAAGCGTTTGCCGCTCCGGGCTTCGACGCGCAGCAGGCCGCCGGCCGTCAATCGCGTCAAATGGGCATTGGCCGAGGCCGGGGACAGCCCCGCAAGTAGAGCCAATTCATCGGAGGGTTTGGCCGAGCCGTCCATCAACGCCCACACCATCGCGGTACGTTTGGGGTCGGCCAATAATGTTGCGATCTGACTGATGCAAGGTGCCTGTTCCATGTGCTCATTCACTCCCTGTTAAAGCATTCGTCTGCTGCGGTTCGCGCAAAAGTATAAGCGTGAAAACGCCGGGTTCCGTGCCGTCTTACAGCACAACCAACGACAGAGGCTGAAGGAAACTTCCCGATATTCCCGGGGTTATGGTGTAGAAGCCGACCGCTCCGGCAACTGCGCAGTCAATGTCGCACAACGGGCAACGAGCATTTCCCGCAGAAGATTGATCGGCTTGCTCAGTTGCGCGCGATGGGCGCACAACAGGTTGAGGGGCGTACGCTCGCCCCGCAATTCCGGCAGGATCAGGCGCAGGCGCCCGGCCAGCACATCGCTGCTCACATCCAGCCAGGACTTATAAGCAATACCGACCCCGGCCACCGCCCAGCGCCGCACCACATCGGCGTCATCACTGAAGCGGTCGCCGGTTACGGTCAGGCTGACGTCGCGTTTGCCATCGTTGAAACCCCAATGGTCGTGCACCCGACTGCCGAGCATATACAGCAGGCAATTGTGCTGGGTCAGTTGCTCCAGATGACGAGGCTCACCGTGTCGCGCCAGGTAGCTGGGCGCGGCGCAGAGCACGCGGTAGTTGTCCGGGGCGATGGGCAGCGCGATCAAGCTGGAGTCTTCCGGCTCGCCATAGCGCAGGGCGATATCCACCGGCTGACGGAACAGGTCGGCAATCCGGTCGCCCAACAGCAGGCGCACGCTCAGCTCGGGGTACTCGCGCTGAAATTCATCCAGCCAGGGCAGCAGCTGGTTACGCCCGAAGTCCGACGGCGCCGACAGTTGCAGCACCCCGCTGACCTGATCCTGGCCGCTGGCCAATAACCGCCGGCCTTCATCCAGGCTACTCAAGGCCGCCCGGGCGTACTCCAGAAAGCCCTCGCCCTCAGCCGTCAGGCGCAGGCTGCGGGTAGAACGCGCCAGCAACCGCGCGCCCAGTTGCTGCTCGATGCGCTTCAACGCCGCGCTGGCCACCGCCGCCGACATGTCCATGACCCGCGCTGCAGCCGAGAGGCTGCCCAGGTCTGCGGCGCGCACAAACAACTGCAAATCGTCGAAACGCAGCATCCCGGCCCCATTATCAAAAAAACATTGAAAGAGACTGCTCTTTTAGCGGGTTTTATCTTCGAGAGAAATAGCCAATCATCTGTCTATCCCGTTCATCACGTGTCTGGAGTCGAATATGTCCGCTGCCTTTAACGTCATCGCCACGCTGATCGCCAAACCCGGCCAACAGGCCACCCTGGAAACCCTGCTGCGCGAGCTGCTGGAACCGACGCGCGTCGAAGCCGGCTGCCAGCAATACGACCTGCACCAGGATCTGCAACACCCCGAGACCTTCTACATGCTCGAACGCTGGAGCGACGACGCCGCGCTGGCCGACCACGACCAGAGCGCCCATATCCAGAATTTCCGCGCCAAGGCCGCCGACGTACTCGAGCATTTCGAACTCAAGCGCCTGAAGTTTCTTGCCTGATCAACCGACCCCTTTTTGGAAGCCCTCATGAAAGCCATCGCCTACTACGCCGCATTGCCCATCAACGATCCAAAATCCCTGCAAGACATCGAACTGCCAGAACCGGTCGCCGGCCCGCGTGACCTGCTGGTGGAAGTCAAAGCCATCTCGGTCAACCCCGTGGACACCAAGGTGCGCCAGAACGTCGCCCCGGAAAATGGCGCCGCCAAAGTCCTGGGCTGGGACGTGGCCGGTGTGGTCAAGGCTGTGGGCAGCGAAGTGAGCCTGTTCAAGGTCGGTGACAAGGTGTTCTACGCCGGCTCCCTGGTGCGCCCCGGCGGCAACAGCGAACTGCACACCGTAGACGAGCGCATCGTCGGCCATATGCCAAAAACCCTGGGTTTCGCCGATGCTGCAGCCCTGCCGCTGACCGCCATCACTGCCTGGGAATTACTCTTCGAACGCCTGCAAGTGCGCGAAGGCAAGGCCGATGAAGGCCAGAGCCTGCTGATCGTCGGTGCGTCCGGTGGTGTGGGATCGATCCTGACTCAACTGGCGAAACAACTTACTGGCCTGAAAGTTATCGGCACCGCCTCCCGCCCGGAAACCCAAGCGTGGGCCAAGGACCTGGGCGCCGACCTGGTGATCGACCACAGCAAACCCTTGAGCGAAGAGCTGAAAAACGCCGGCCATCCGCAGGTGAACTACGTCGCCAGCCTGACCCAGACCGACCAGCACCTGGACCAACTGGTGGAAGCGCTGATTCCCCAGGGCAAACTGGCGCTGATTGATGACCCCAAGGCGCTGGACGTGAGCAAACTCAAGCGCAAGAGCCTGTCGCTGCATTGGGAGTTCATGTACACCCGATCGATGTTCGAGACCGCCGACATGATCGAGCAACACAACCTGCTCAACCGCGTGGCCGAACTGATCGACGCCGGTACCCTGAAAACCACGGTGGGCGAGCACTTTGGCGTGATCAACGCGGCCAACCTGCGCCGTGCCCACGAACTGCTGGAAAGCGGCAAGGCCAAGGGCAAAATCGTGCTGGAAGGGTTCTAACCAAACGTTCTGTCAGTGTCGTCTGTTATTCACCTGAGTAATGGACGACACCGCTAGTCAGAGACTTGATCCTTGTCACATTTGTGGACGCATTCAGGTTTATATTGGCCGCCTTTGCCACGATTCTTTTACGCGAGGAAGTCAGCAATGAAGATCCTGATAAAAGCGTTAGCAAAATCCCACGGCAACAAATGGCAGGTTCGTCTCGACCAGAACGCCTTCACCTTCCGCAGTGAGGCCGAAGCCCGCGCGTTTGCCGACACCCTGCAAACCCGTATCCAGGCACCTCACCGATTCCCCGAAAGCCAGCAGCGTTCTGCTGGCTGACCTGCTCATTCCGCTGCTTGCAGTGCCCGTTGGCGCTGCAGGCGTCGGGTCAGCATCGCGAACGTCACGGCCAATACGCCACACAAGCTTATGACCATTGCCATCGGCATCGCCGTGCCGTCGTGCAACACCCCGACCAACGATGCCGCGCCGGCGGCCACACCAAACTGAATGCAACCGAGCAACGCCGATGCGCTGCCCGCCCGTGCGCCCTGCCCGCTCATGGCGCAAGCCGAGGTGTTGGGCAAAATGCAGCCCAGGCTGGCGATGCAGATGAACAGCGGCACCAGCAGTGGCCACAACGCCTCAGTGCGCAAAGCTGTAATGGCCAGCAACGACAGACCCGCCGCCAGGTACACCCACACCGTGCGCGACAACAGGAACGCCGGGCCGCGCGAGGCCAGCAGGCGCGCATTCACCTGTGCAACCAGGATAAAGCCGGCCGCGTTGGAGCCAAAGACCCAGCCATAATGCTCGGCAGGCACGCCATAGAGTTTGATAAAGACGAAAGGCGAACCCGCGATGTAGGCAAACATGCCGGCAATCGAGATGCCACCGGTCAAGGCGTAGCCCAGGTACACCCGGTCCGACAGCAACCGGCCATACTGGCGCAGGGCACCCGACAGAGGCTGACGCGGTTGATGGGCGGGAAAACTTTCCGGCAATCCGACTGCCACCGCGAGGGCCGCCATCACACTGAACGCCGTCAGCGCGATGAAGATCGACTGCCAGCCCCACACACCGACCATCACCCCACCCGCCAGCGGCGCAAGGATCGGCGCCAGCCCGGTGACCAGCATCAGCTGGGAAAACACCTTGGCCGAGCCCACCGCGTCGCATTTGTCACTCACCACTGCGCGGGAGATCACCATGCCCGCACAACCGCCCAGGGCCTGGACGAAGCGCGCGCCGATCAGCCATTCCAGCGTAGGCGCGTATGCACAGGCGAACGACGCCATGGTAAACAGGGTGACGCCGCTGAGCAGCGGCCCACGCCGGCCAAAACGGTCCGCCAGCGGCCCATAGATCAACTGGCCGATCGCCAGGCCCGTGAAGTACACGGCCAAGGTCAGCTGAATATGTTTTTCGTCGGTGCCGAATGCCACGGCCATGGCCGGGAAACCCGGCAGGTAGAAGTCGATGGCCAACGGCGCGAACGCGCTCAAGGCCCCCAAAATCAGGATTATACGAAGGTTCATCAGGCACCCAGGTGAGTCGGCAGCCCAACAGTCTAGCCGGGCTCGGGTGCCTTGAACATTAAGTTAGCTCGCTAACTATCAGAAAGTCAGGCGAGTTTGACGCTGTAGCCTTCTTCGCTGATCAGGTTGATCACTTCCGCCGGGGATAGCAGGCTGCTTTCCACGCCAACTTCCTTTGCCGCGAGGTCGACGCGCACGCTGGCCGACGGATCCTTATCCTGCACCGCCTGGGTGACCGAGCGAACGCAGTGGCCGCAGGTCATTCCTTCAACGCTGAATACTTGCATGACATGACTCCTTTGATGAGGTTGCCCGCAGTGTTGACCTTGCCACGATGGCAAGGTCAAGTTCTGAAAACATCGGCCGGGCTGGCATTCATTCGCGCCCTCGGCCAAGCTGCACCTATCCACGATGTGAACCTCGGAGAATTCGCCATGCGCTGGTCGTTTTTTGGCCTTGTCAGCCTGATGGGCTTGTTTGCCGCTGTGCCACCGGCCAGCGCGGATGAAGATTATGCAGTGCTGATCATTTCCCGGGAGCGCCTGGAAGTGCCGACCAACTGCGAGATTGGTTTGTATATTCAGGACCAGTTGGCCGGGCGGCTGTTCCAGGAGCAGGCCACGTCCTTCAACTTGCCGGCCGGGAATGTGTCGCTGCGCCTGAAGTTGCTGCCGGGGCAATCCCAGGGCTGCTTGCCGGGCATGCTCGCGCCGCCGGCGCAAAACATCACCTTGAAGGCCGGCGACGTGCGCAAGTTGCGTATCGCGCAAGGGCCGGACGGCATGTATCTGAAGCCGGCGGCATTGGAATATTGAAACATTGATCTGAAGCCTTGACCTTCCCCACAGGTCAAGGTTGATCCTAGGGGCAATCTCTCCTGGAGTACTGCCCATGAACGGATCCACCACCTTCGACCTGCCCATCAGTGGCATGACCTGCGCCAGCTGCGCCGGGCGGGTTGAACGGGCACTGGGCAAAGTGCCCGGGGTGCAAAGCGTCAGCGTCAACCTGGCCAACGAACGCGCCCATATTGAAGTGCTCGGCCAAATGGACCCCGGCGTCCTGATCGCCGCTGTCGACAAGGCCGGCTACACCGCCACCCTGCCCCAAAGCGAAGCCGCCACCCAAGCCAGCCAGGAACAACGGTTGAGCCATGAACGTTGGTCGCTGCTGCTGGCAATTCTGCTCGCCGCGCCGTTGGTGTTGCCGATGCTGGTGCAACCGTTCGGCCTGCACTGGATGCTGCCGGCCTGGGTCCAGTTCGCCCTGGCCACCCCGGTGCAATTCATCTTCGGTGCGCGCTTCTATATTGCTGCCTGGAAAGCCGTGCGCGCCGGTGCCGGCAACATGGACCTGCTGGTGGCCATCGGTACCAGCGCCGGTTACGGCCTGAGTATCTATGAGTGGCTCACGGCAACCGCGGGCACAATGCCGCATCTTTACTTCGAAGCCTCAGCGGTGGTGATCGCCCTGGTGCTGCTGGGCAAATACCTGGAAAGCCGCGCCAAACGCCAGACCGCCAGCGCCATCCGCGCCCTGGAAGCCTTGCGCCCGGAGCGGGCGATTCAAGTGATCGATGGCCGCGAGCACGACGTCGCCATCACCGCCCTCAAGCTCAATGACCTGGTGCTGGTCAAACCCGGCGAACGCTTCCCGGTGGATGGCGAAGTGGTCGAAGGCCAAAGCCACGCCGACGAAGCACTGATCAGCGGTGAAAGCCTGCCGGTGCCAAAACAGCCCGGAGACGCCGTGACAGGCGGCGCGATCAACGGCGAAGGCCGACTGCTGGTGCGCACCCTGGCCCTTGGCGCAGAAAGCGTGCTGGCGCGGATCATCCGCCTGGTGGAAGACGCCCAAGCGGCCAAGGCACCCATCCAGAAACTGGTGGATAAAGTCAGCCAGGTGTTCGTGCCGGTGGTGCTGGTGCTGGCCCTGGCCACGCTGATCGGCTGGTGGTTGTATGGCGCTCCGCTGGAGGTCGCGCTGATCAATGCCGTCACCGTGTTGGTGATCGCCTGCCCTTGCGCCCTCGGCCTGGCCACCCCCACCGCCATCATGGCCGGTACCGGCGTCGCCGCCCGCCACGGGATTCTGATCAAGGACGCCGAAGCCCTGGAGCGTGCCCACGAAGTCAGCGCCGTGGTGTTCGACAAGACCGGCACCCTGACCTCCGGCGCACCAAAAATTGCGCACCTGGTTGCTGTCGATGGCAATGAAGCGGCACTGTTGCAACAGGCCGGCGCACTGCAACGCGGCAGTGAACACCCGTTGGCCAAGGCGGTGCTGGATGCTTGCGCCGAACGTGGCTTGAACGTGGCCGATGTCAGCGCCAGCCAGTCCCTGACCGGGCGTGGCATTGCCGGCACCCTCGACGGTCGGCAGTTGGCGTTGGGCAACCATCGCCTGCTGGACGAAACCGGCTTGAGCACCGGCGACCTCGCCGACTCGGCCAGCGGGTGGGAGGCCGAGGGCCGTACCCTGTCCTGGCTGATCGAGCAAGGCCCGCAGCCGCGCGTGCTGGGCCTGTTTGCCTTTGGCGACACCCTCAAACCGGGCGCCCTGCAAGCGATACAACAACTCAAGGCCCGGCATATCAGCAGCCACCTGCTGACCGGCGACAACCGAGGCAGCGCCCGCGTGGTCGCCGAAGCCCTGGGCATCGACGACGTGCACGCCGAAGTGCTGCCCGCCGACAAGGCCGCCACCGTCGCCGAGCTGAAAAAGACCGGCGTGGTGGCGATGGTCGGCGACGGCATCAACGACGCGCCCGCCCTGGCCGCAGCCGATATCGGCATCGCCATGGGCGGTGGCACCGACGTGGCCATGCACGCGGCGGGCATTACCCTGATGCGCGGCGACCCACGGCTGGTGCCTGCCGCGCTGGAAATCAGCCGCAAGACCTACGCTAAAATTCGACAGAACCTGTTCTGGGCCTTTGTGTATAACTTGATCGGCATTCCGCTGGCCGCATTCGGCCTGCTTAACCCCGTCATGGCCGGCGCGGCCATGGCCCTGTCCAGCGTCAGCGTGGTGAGTAACGCGCTGCTGCTGAAAACCTGGAAACCCAAGGACCTGGAGGACGAGCGTCCATGAACATCGGTCAAGCAGCACGCCAAAGCGGCCTGAGCGCGAAGATGATTCGTTACTACGAGTCTATCGGTTTGTTGAAAGCGGCCCATCGCACCGACAGCGGCTACCGTATTTATGGCGCCGATGACCTGCACACCCTGGCGTTTATCAAGCGTTCGCGCGACCTGGGGTTTTCCCTGGAGGAAGTCGGCAAGCTGCTGACGCTGTGGCAGGACCGCGGGCGCGCGAGTGCCGACGTCAAGGCGCTGGCCCGCCAGCACATCGATGAGCTGAACCAGAAGATCCGCGAGTTGGGGCAATTGCGCGATACGTTGCAGGACCTGGTGGAACACTGCCAGGGTGACCACCGGCCGGATTGTCCGATCCTCAAGGAACTGGCCTCGGGCAGCTGTTGCGCCTGACGGCCGCCCGCCCACAAAAAATCCGGCCTGGGCCGGATTTTTTGTTAATGGATCACTGCATCCAGGGCGGCGGTGGAGGCTCCTCCGAGGCTTTGCTCGGTGGCGCATCGTCTGCCGCGCGAATCGCCTGGCGACGCTCTTCATCGAGCCGCGCCGCTTCGATCTCGCGAATAACCCCGCCCACGTCAGCCAGCTCTTCCGGCTCGTCGAACTCGCCAGTCAACACGCTGGCCGGGTGCAGGGTGCCGGCTTCGTACAGCGCCCACATCTCCTTGGCGTACTTGGTCTTCTTCAATTCCGGGGCAAAACGCCCGAAGTAGGAAGCCATGTTGCCCACATCCCGCTCCAGCATGCTGAACGCGTGGTTGTTGCCTGCTGCATCCACCGCCTGAGGCAGGTCGATGATCACAGGGCCGGTCGGCGTCAGCAGCACGTTGAACTCGGAAAGGTCACCGTGCACCAGGCCAGTACACAACATCAGCACGATCTGGGTAATCAGGAAGGCGTGGTATTCGCGGGCCTGGTCCGGGTCCAGCGTCACGTCATTCAAACGTGGCGCAGCATCACCGTATTCATCGGCCACCAGCTCCATCAGCAGCACGCCTTCGAGGAAGTCGTACGGCTTGGGCACGCGAACGCCCGCACCGGCCAGACGAAACAGCGCCGCTACCTCGGCGTTCTGCCAGGCGTCTTCGGTTTCTTTCTTGCCGAACTTGGAGCCCTTGGCCATCGCCCGGGCCTGCCGGCTGTTACGGACCTTGCGGCCTTCCTGGTATTCGGACGCCTGACGAAAACTTCGTTTGTTCGCCTCCTTGTAGACCTTGGCGCAACGTAACTCGTTGCCGCAGCGCACCACGTAAACAGCTGCTTCTTTACCACTCATGAGTGGGCGCAGCACCTCGTCGACCAGACCGTCCTCGATCAGGGGTTCAATGCGTTTAGGAGTCTTCATCAGCTTTTATTGTGGGTCCTTTATTACCAAACACGCGTATGGCACTCGTTATACGGCAATCCTCTCGCCGCGGGGAGAGGGTACCGACCTTTGACCGCTTAAGAATGCATCCAATATGCCAGATTAACCGGCGGCCCGATCATAGCCGAGATCAGCGCTCAATAATCGCCGTGACGCCCTGGCCCCCGGCAGCGCAGATCGAGATCAGGCCCCGGCCCTTGCCGGCGGCGTCCAGCAGCTTGGCCAGGTTGGCGACGATGCGCCCGCCGGTGGCTGCAAA
Proteins encoded:
- a CDS encoding ArsR/SmtB family transcription factor, which translates into the protein MEQAPCISQIATLLADPKRTAMVWALMDGSAKPSDELALLAGLSPASANAHLTRLTAGGLLRVEARSGKRFFRVAAADVGAAVDALACTTMASVARNTPTHTRPLIAPAGLRRARLCQGHLGGELAAGVYQRMMAAGWIEHQEQRTEVTPYGSRKLAALGIFTQALVQPIVCECFDWSEQQPHVGGALGAALLQLCMQSSWVSVINESQALQVSEAGQLEIARLAASVGS
- a CDS encoding LysR family transcriptional regulator, which gives rise to MLRFDDLQLFVRAADLGSLSAAARVMDMSAAVASAALKRIEQQLGARLLARSTRSLRLTAEGEGFLEYARAALSSLDEGRRLLASGQDQVSGVLQLSAPSDFGRNQLLPWLDEFQREYPELSVRLLLGDRIADLFRQPVDIALRYGEPEDSSLIALPIAPDNYRVLCAAPSYLARHGEPRHLEQLTQHNCLLYMLGSRVHDHWGFNDGKRDVSLTVTGDRFSDDADVVRRWAVAGVGIAYKSWLDVSSDVLAGRLRLILPELRGERTPLNLLCAHRAQLSKPINLLREMLVARCATLTAQLPERSASTP
- a CDS encoding putative quinol monooxygenase, with protein sequence MSAAFNVIATLIAKPGQQATLETLLRELLEPTRVEAGCQQYDLHQDLQHPETFYMLERWSDDAALADHDQSAHIQNFRAKAADVLEHFELKRLKFLA
- a CDS encoding zinc-binding alcohol dehydrogenase family protein; the protein is MKAIAYYAALPINDPKSLQDIELPEPVAGPRDLLVEVKAISVNPVDTKVRQNVAPENGAAKVLGWDVAGVVKAVGSEVSLFKVGDKVFYAGSLVRPGGNSELHTVDERIVGHMPKTLGFADAAALPLTAITAWELLFERLQVREGKADEGQSLLIVGASGGVGSILTQLAKQLTGLKVIGTASRPETQAWAKDLGADLVIDHSKPLSEELKNAGHPQVNYVASLTQTDQHLDQLVEALIPQGKLALIDDPKALDVSKLKRKSLSLHWEFMYTRSMFETADMIEQHNLLNRVAELIDAGTLKTTVGEHFGVINAANLRRAHELLESGKAKGKIVLEGF
- a CDS encoding multidrug effflux MFS transporter; the encoded protein is MNLRIILILGALSAFAPLAIDFYLPGFPAMAVAFGTDEKHIQLTLAVYFTGLAIGQLIYGPLADRFGRRGPLLSGVTLFTMASFACAYAPTLEWLIGARFVQALGGCAGMVISRAVVSDKCDAVGSAKVFSQLMLVTGLAPILAPLAGGVMVGVWGWQSIFIALTAFSVMAALAVAVGLPESFPAHQPRQPLSGALRQYGRLLSDRVYLGYALTGGISIAGMFAYIAGSPFVFIKLYGVPAEHYGWVFGSNAAGFILVAQVNARLLASRGPAFLLSRTVWVYLAAGLSLLAITALRTEALWPLLVPLFICIASLGCILPNTSACAMSGQGARAGSASALLGCIQFGVAAGAASLVGVLHDGTAMPMAMVISLCGVLAVTFAMLTRRLQRQRALQAAE
- a CDS encoding heavy-metal-associated domain-containing protein produces the protein MQVFSVEGMTCGHCVRSVTQAVQDKDPSASVRVDLAAKEVGVESSLLSPAEVINLISEEGYSVKLA
- a CDS encoding heavy metal translocating P-type ATPase → MNGSTTFDLPISGMTCASCAGRVERALGKVPGVQSVSVNLANERAHIEVLGQMDPGVLIAAVDKAGYTATLPQSEAATQASQEQRLSHERWSLLLAILLAAPLVLPMLVQPFGLHWMLPAWVQFALATPVQFIFGARFYIAAWKAVRAGAGNMDLLVAIGTSAGYGLSIYEWLTATAGTMPHLYFEASAVVIALVLLGKYLESRAKRQTASAIRALEALRPERAIQVIDGREHDVAITALKLNDLVLVKPGERFPVDGEVVEGQSHADEALISGESLPVPKQPGDAVTGGAINGEGRLLVRTLALGAESVLARIIRLVEDAQAAKAPIQKLVDKVSQVFVPVVLVLALATLIGWWLYGAPLEVALINAVTVLVIACPCALGLATPTAIMAGTGVAARHGILIKDAEALERAHEVSAVVFDKTGTLTSGAPKIAHLVAVDGNEAALLQQAGALQRGSEHPLAKAVLDACAERGLNVADVSASQSLTGRGIAGTLDGRQLALGNHRLLDETGLSTGDLADSASGWEAEGRTLSWLIEQGPQPRVLGLFAFGDTLKPGALQAIQQLKARHISSHLLTGDNRGSARVVAEALGIDDVHAEVLPADKAATVAELKKTGVVAMVGDGINDAPALAAADIGIAMGGGTDVAMHAAGITLMRGDPRLVPAALEISRKTYAKIRQNLFWAFVYNLIGIPLAAFGLLNPVMAGAAMALSSVSVVSNALLLKTWKPKDLEDERP
- the cueR gene encoding Cu(I)-responsive transcriptional regulator, with amino-acid sequence MNIGQAARQSGLSAKMIRYYESIGLLKAAHRTDSGYRIYGADDLHTLAFIKRSRDLGFSLEEVGKLLTLWQDRGRASADVKALARQHIDELNQKIRELGQLRDTLQDLVEHCQGDHRPDCPILKELASGSCCA
- a CDS encoding PA4780 family RIO1-like protein kinase, translating into MKTPKRIEPLIEDGLVDEVLRPLMSGKEAAVYVVRCGNELRCAKVYKEANKRSFRQASEYQEGRKVRNSRQARAMAKGSKFGKKETEDAWQNAEVAALFRLAGAGVRVPKPYDFLEGVLLMELVADEYGDAAPRLNDVTLDPDQAREYHAFLITQIVLMLCTGLVHGDLSEFNVLLTPTGPVIIDLPQAVDAAGNNHAFSMLERDVGNMASYFGRFAPELKKTKYAKEMWALYEAGTLHPASVLTGEFDEPEELADVGGVIREIEAARLDEERRQAIRAADDAPPSKASEEPPPPPWMQ